From Pirellulales bacterium, a single genomic window includes:
- a CDS encoding radical SAM protein produces MHVVLWDTRELDVAKDFAGGFGVGQYHGQGGFRGRMIRWAYKRDRRPVALNFAYLAAIFRRLGHTVEYVEDHAPTGADLYVFNPSLITLHLEIAAIREVLAKNPRAKVFVIGLVGYAIPEAFKDLDVTIVRGEPEQLLWKLDDVLADTTGTVDVGSVRELDHLPFPDWSPFDPGKFRIGYDFTRFPTGLIQQSRGCTFSCNYCPYIIVENSTRFRTPESVFEELRHGMQTYGFRSFKFRDPLFGLDRKRVLRLAELIGKLPRKIEFSIESRIDLLRPETLRVLREVGLTSITVGIETPDEGTLKQYKRAPIKDDKQRDFVTLCRGLGIRTVAGFMIGFPGDTVDSIRHVLAYAKSANPTYANFNIVTPYPGTEFFQQVKDQIADFDFTKYNVYTPVMKYEHLTPEQVQFWHAKCFMRFFFRWEWLTSNAHLLWPKLGLLGVGRKYAKQAAAMVPVSQPLEQAKPAGLPILDKARELRADQPHRHSTTDKPAGTKRPS; encoded by the coding sequence ATGCATGTTGTCCTGTGGGATACGCGCGAACTCGACGTCGCAAAGGATTTCGCCGGTGGGTTTGGCGTCGGCCAATATCACGGCCAGGGCGGCTTCCGCGGCCGCATGATCCGTTGGGCCTATAAACGCGATCGACGGCCGGTGGCGCTCAACTTTGCTTATCTGGCCGCTATCTTCCGCCGGCTCGGGCACACGGTTGAGTACGTCGAAGACCACGCTCCCACAGGCGCCGACTTGTACGTCTTCAACCCCTCGCTCATTACCCTCCACTTAGAGATCGCGGCTATCCGCGAGGTGTTGGCCAAGAACCCTCGCGCGAAAGTATTCGTCATCGGATTGGTAGGTTACGCAATACCTGAAGCTTTTAAAGATTTGGACGTGACGATCGTCCGCGGCGAACCCGAGCAATTGCTGTGGAAACTCGACGATGTGCTCGCCGACACGACGGGCACCGTCGACGTGGGAAGTGTGCGCGAGTTAGATCACTTGCCCTTTCCGGACTGGTCGCCGTTTGATCCGGGCAAGTTCCGCATCGGATACGACTTCACGCGGTTTCCGACAGGCTTGATTCAGCAAAGCCGCGGTTGCACATTTTCCTGCAATTATTGCCCGTATATTATCGTGGAAAACTCGACGCGATTCCGCACGCCTGAAAGTGTGTTCGAGGAACTACGGCACGGCATGCAGACGTACGGCTTCCGGTCGTTCAAATTCCGGGATCCGCTTTTTGGTTTGGATCGCAAGCGCGTGTTGCGATTGGCAGAGCTGATCGGCAAACTGCCCCGCAAGATCGAATTCTCCATCGAAAGCCGGATCGATTTGCTCCGACCGGAGACGCTGCGCGTCCTGCGCGAAGTGGGACTGACAAGTATCACGGTGGGCATTGAAACGCCCGACGAAGGAACGCTCAAGCAGTACAAACGGGCCCCGATCAAGGACGACAAGCAGCGCGATTTCGTCACGCTTTGCCGAGGGCTGGGAATTCGCACCGTAGCCGGTTTCATGATCGGCTTCCCGGGCGATACGGTCGACTCGATCCGCCACGTGTTGGCCTACGCCAAGTCAGCCAACCCGACCTACGCCAATTTCAACATTGTCACTCCCTATCCCGGCACCGAGTTCTTCCAACAGGTGAAGGATCAGATCGCGGATTTCGACTTCACCAAGTACAACGTCTACACGCCGGTAATGAAGTACGAACACCTAACGCCGGAACAAGTGCAATTCTGGCATGCCAAGTGTTTCATGCGGTTCTTCTTCCGCTGGGAATGGCTCACCAGCAACGCGCATCTGCTGTGGCCCAAGCTGGGCTTGCTAGGCGTGGGACGCAAATACGCGAAGCAGGCAGCGGCCATGGTCCCGGTCTCTCAGCCGCTCGAACAGGCAAAGCCTGCGGGGCTGCCGATCCTGGACAAGGCTCGCGAATTGCGCGCCGATCAGCCGCATAGGCACTCCACGACCGATAAGCCGGCCGGCACCAAGAGACCTTCGTAG
- a CDS encoding lactate utilization protein, translating to MNREEFLTRVRTAAAAGRAYRVDVNADIPDGAGYVGGGGDLAVCLAHEIAAVGGQATVVDDLAAARTALGALLELYRPRSAFCWQHPLLDRLQLDELLAERKIAQSNSQSLAALSYDARRKSMLAADIGITSASFAIAETGSLVMIAQRGQERLASLLPPVHVAIVERAQILPDLFDLFAELRRAGYDNLPSNLAMITGPSKTGDIEMTLTTGVHGPGKWHVIVVR from the coding sequence TTGAACCGCGAGGAGTTTCTGACCCGCGTTCGCACTGCGGCGGCCGCGGGGCGCGCCTATCGTGTCGATGTAAACGCAGATATCCCTGACGGGGCCGGATATGTTGGCGGAGGGGGCGATCTGGCAGTGTGCCTGGCGCACGAGATTGCCGCCGTAGGAGGTCAGGCGACGGTTGTAGACGATTTGGCGGCTGCACGGACGGCTTTAGGCGCGCTGCTGGAGCTTTATCGGCCGCGCAGCGCCTTTTGTTGGCAACATCCGCTGCTCGACCGATTGCAACTCGACGAATTGCTCGCCGAACGCAAGATCGCGCAGAGCAATAGTCAGTCGCTTGCGGCGCTGTCGTACGATGCGCGGCGTAAAAGTATGTTGGCTGCCGACATCGGCATCACAAGTGCTAGTTTCGCCATTGCCGAGACCGGCAGTCTGGTCATGATCGCGCAGCGTGGCCAAGAACGATTGGCGAGCTTGCTGCCCCCGGTACACGTGGCGATCGTCGAACGAGCGCAGATCCTGCCTGATTTGTTCGATTTGTTCGCCGAGCTGCGTCGGGCTGGTTACGACAACTTGCCCAGCAATTTGGCGATGATCACCGGCCCCAGCAAGACGGGCGATATCGAAATGACGCTCACGACCGGCGTACACGGTCCTGGCAAGTGGCATGTGATCGTGGTGCGCTAA
- a CDS encoding glycosyltransferase, with amino-acid sequence MSFLAITWLVLAACAMAQVLLLTLQTYEHRRFARSRLRNARTTAMHARIRLLAPCKGVDVGLADNLRPLLAQDYPNYEVVFIVESADDPACNTIRQLMVESRSVPVRLLISGKAVETGQKVHNLLAGTADLPTDVEILAFVDSDARPHPAWLRLLVQRLDAPGAAAATGYRWFVPTRPSLAAYIQYSINACAAVMYRADARRLVWGGSWAIRRDKFEECGLRAAWHGTLSDDLVASRVLRKARMRVEFEPACMLPSPLELDVGQMFEFLRRQYIVGRTYAVRNWTLGFAAIVTTAVAFWAGLAAIGVGLIVGANWTWIPALFCCSWYVLNVARGYMRRATARTYFADRFPVLARACLFDAWCIPLTALVNASAMVAAALGSRITWRGNTYRIYQGGRISVINPARIDLPHGVRIDRAQEVFDLFQSKPREQNKKFV; translated from the coding sequence ATGAGTTTTTTAGCGATTACATGGCTCGTTCTGGCCGCTTGCGCCATGGCGCAAGTGCTGCTGCTAACGTTGCAAACGTACGAGCATCGCCGTTTCGCCCGCAGCCGACTCCGCAACGCCCGGACCACGGCCATGCATGCGCGCATTCGGTTGTTGGCGCCGTGCAAAGGGGTCGACGTTGGCCTGGCAGACAATCTGCGGCCGCTGCTCGCGCAAGATTATCCAAACTATGAGGTCGTTTTCATCGTCGAGAGCGCCGACGATCCGGCCTGCAACACCATTCGACAACTGATGGTCGAGAGTCGCAGCGTTCCTGTCCGGCTGCTGATCTCTGGCAAAGCCGTCGAAACGGGCCAGAAGGTGCATAACCTGCTGGCTGGCACGGCCGACTTGCCGACCGATGTCGAGATCCTGGCGTTTGTCGATTCCGACGCCCGTCCGCATCCGGCCTGGTTGCGATTGCTAGTGCAACGCCTCGATGCGCCGGGTGCGGCCGCCGCGACCGGTTATCGCTGGTTCGTTCCCACGCGGCCATCACTCGCCGCTTACATTCAATATTCGATCAACGCCTGCGCCGCGGTGATGTACCGTGCCGACGCCCGCAGACTTGTGTGGGGCGGCTCGTGGGCGATTCGCCGTGACAAGTTCGAGGAATGCGGCCTCCGCGCCGCCTGGCATGGCACGCTCAGCGACGACCTGGTGGCCTCGCGTGTCCTGCGCAAAGCGCGGATGCGTGTCGAGTTCGAACCGGCCTGCATGCTGCCGTCCCCTTTGGAACTCGATGTCGGCCAGATGTTCGAGTTTTTGCGGCGCCAGTATATCGTGGGCCGCACGTATGCCGTCCGTAACTGGACCCTGGGGTTCGCGGCGATTGTTACGACAGCCGTTGCCTTTTGGGCAGGACTGGCGGCGATCGGAGTCGGGCTAATTGTGGGAGCCAACTGGACTTGGATCCCCGCACTGTTCTGCTGCTCGTGGTATGTGCTCAACGTCGCGCGTGGGTACATGCGGCGTGCTACGGCGCGTACTTATTTCGCCGATCGATTCCCAGTGCTCGCCCGCGCATGCTTGTTCGACGCGTGGTGTATCCCCCTCACGGCCCTGGTCAATGCCAGCGCCATGGTGGCGGCAGCCCTCGGCTCGCGGATTACCTGGCGCGGAAACACCTACCGAATCTATCAGGGCGGACGAATTAGCGTCATCAATCCCGCGCGGATCGATTTGCCGCATGGCGTGCGCATCGATCGGGCTCAAGAGGTCTTTGATCTCTTTCAGTCCAAGCCGCGCGAGCAAAACAAGAAGTTCGTATAA